A genomic stretch from Leptospira licerasiae serovar Varillal str. VAR 010 includes:
- a CDS encoding anthranilate synthase component II, producing MKVLLVDHHDSFSYNLFQLIGEILEEEFPYRFRLDVIRQNETDVSKIVQEKYDRILLSPGPGTPEDPEYFGCSMEILKRLEGEVPILGVCLGMQGMAHFAGANIIKAEYPMHGKISEIKTDGKGVFRDLPSDLKVMRYHSLVVDDNSLGIEWERTAYAGSELMGIRNKEKRMEGVQFHPESFATEGGRKMLSNFLM from the coding sequence ATGAAAGTATTATTAGTAGATCATCACGATTCTTTTTCCTATAATCTATTTCAACTTATAGGAGAAATTTTAGAAGAAGAGTTTCCTTACAGATTCCGATTGGATGTGATCCGTCAGAATGAAACCGATGTTTCCAAAATTGTCCAAGAAAAATACGATAGGATCTTGCTTTCTCCCGGCCCAGGAACTCCGGAAGATCCTGAATATTTCGGCTGTTCGATGGAGATCCTAAAAAGACTGGAAGGAGAGGTCCCAATTTTGGGGGTTTGTTTGGGAATGCAGGGGATGGCCCATTTTGCAGGAGCAAACATTATAAAAGCAGAATATCCTATGCACGGAAAAATTTCCGAGATCAAAACGGACGGTAAAGGAGTGTTTCGGGATCTTCCTTCCGATCTGAAAGTGATGAGATATCATTCTCTGGTGGTGGATGATAATTCTCTCGGGATAGAATGGGAAAGGACTGCTTATGCAGGCTCGGAGCTAATGGGAATTCGTAATAAGGAAAAAAGAATGGAAGGAGTTCAATTCCATCCCGAGTCGTTTGCAACCGAAGGTGGACGGAAAATGCTTTCAAATTTCCTAATGTAA